A part of Notolabrus celidotus isolate fNotCel1 chromosome 21, fNotCel1.pri, whole genome shotgun sequence genomic DNA contains:
- the LOC117804735 gene encoding shaker-related potassium channel tsha2-like — MTVVPAENLDETVALAALSAQDVYDPERVENQDCCERVVINISGLRFETQLKTLAQFPCTLLGDPRKRMRFFDPLRNEYFFDRNRPSFDAILYYYQSGGRLRRPVNVPLDIFMEEIKFYELGEEVIENFKDDEGFIKEEERPLPENEFQRQVWLLFEYPESSGPARGIAIVSVLVILISIVIFCLETLPEFREEPRSYGDQLALNGTTRAKKPNPFTDPFFIVETLCIIWFSFELLVRFLASPSKPAFFKNIMNTIDIVAIMPYFITLGLELAEHQGNGQPAMSLAILRVIRLVRVFRIFKLSRHSKGLQILGKTLQASMRELGLLIFFLFIGVILFSSAVYFAETDDPESTFSSIPDAFWWAVVSMTTVGYGDMCPVTIGGKIVGSLCAIAGVLTIALPVPVIVSNFNYFYHRETEHEEQFQYTHVTCGQQQPSFGEFKNSDSKLSLSKSEYLGSEDADSIKYTNCSPHKAYTGKLTDV, encoded by the coding sequence ATGACAGTGGTGCCAGCAGAGAACCTGGATGAGACTGTGGCACTGGCCGCGCTGTCAGCCCAGGATGTCTACGACCCGGAGCGCGTGGAGAACCAGGACTGCTGCGAGCGCGTGGTCATCAACATCTCCGGGCTGCGCTTCGAGACGCAGCTGAAGACGCTGGCCCAGTTCCCCTGCACGCTACTGGGGGACCCGAGGAAGAGGATGCGCTTCTTCGACCCTCTACGGAACGAGTACTTCTTCGACAGAAACAGACCCAGCTTCGATGCCATCCTCTACTACTACCAGTCAGGGGGGAGGCTCCGGAGACCCGTCAACGTGCCCTTGGACATCTTCATGGAGGAGATCAAATTCTATGAACTGGGGGAGGAGGTGATTGAGAATTTCAAGGATGATGAGGGGTTCATTAAGGAGGAGGAGCGGCCGCTGCCTGAGAACGAGTTCCAGCGGCAGGTCTGGCTCCTGTTCGAGTACCCGGAGAGCTCTGGACCCGCCAGGGGGATCGCCATCGTCTCTGTTCTGGTCATCCTCATCTCCATCGTGATTTTCTGCTTAGAGACTTTACCTGAGTTCAGAGAAGAACCCAGATCGTATGGCGACCAGCTCGCGCTGAATGGAACCACGCGCGCAAAGAAGCCAAACCCGTTCACAGACCCGTTCTTCATCGTGGAGACGCTCTGCATCATCTGGTTCTCCTTCGAGCTGCTGGTCCGGTTCCTGGCCTCCCCCAGTAAGCCTGCGTTCTTTAAGAACATCATGAACACTATTGACATCGTGGCCATCATGCCCTACTTCATCACCCTGGGTCTGGAGCTCGCGGAGCACCAGGGGAACGGACAGCCGGCCATGTCTCTGGCCATCCTCAGGGTCATCCGCCTGGTTCGGGTGTTCCGGATCTTTAAGCTCTCCAGACACTCAAAGGGTCTGCAGATCCTTGGGAAGACCCTGCAGGCCAGCATGAGGGAGCTGGGACTgctcatcttcttcctcttcatcggGGTCATCCTCTTCTCCAGCGCGGTGTACTTTGCGGAGACGGACGACCCGGAGTCAACCTTCAGTAGCATCCCGGACGCGTTCTGGTGGGCCGTGGTTTCCATGACAACGGTGGGTTACGGGGACATGTGTCCGGTCACCATCGGCGGTAAGATTGTGGGCTCTCTGTGCGCCATCGCCGGGGTGTTAACCATCGCGCTCCCGGTGCCCGTCATTGTCTCCAACTTTAACTACTTCTACCACCGAGAGACCGAGCACGAGGAGCAGTTCCAGTATACGCACGTCACCTGCGGCCAGCAGCAGCCGTCGTTTGGGGAGTTCAAGAACAGCGACAGCAAACTAAGTCTGTCCAAGTCTGAGTACCTGGGCAGCGAGGACGCGGACTCGATCAAGTACACCAACTGCAGCCCGCACAAAGCCTACACCGGGAAGCTCACCGATGTCTGA